The genomic segment TTCTACCGATAAAAAAAGACTTTGGGTTTCTTTAGGTGGAACTGTAAGTTTTCTTTTCGTTAAATCTATCCAAGCTCCATAGACTTTAATTTTTGCGGATAATTTTCCAGCTTCATTAAAAACTTCGTGTACTAATTTCCAGCGTTCGTTATTTTCGGAAATACCAGATAATTTTAAATTTACGGAGATATTTTCTCCTAAATGAATTTCTTTTCGGAACGAAGTTTCTTCAGTAAATAGAATTGGGCCAATATTGTGTTTTGTAAATTCTTCAATAGAGAAATTGTGTGCAGCAAAAAAACGGACACGAACTTCTGCAGCATAATCGTTGTAAGCTGTATGACGCATGTGTCTATTGGGATCGAAATCCGACCATTTTGTAGCAAATTCAATTTTAAAATTCATAGTTTGTAGTTAAAAAAAACCTGATAATTTTTTAAATTTTATCAGGTTTATAAGATAGTTTGTAATTTAATTTTTTACGATTTGTCTAGCGTTTTTCAGTTTTAGTTCACTTAAAACATTCAAAGCCTCTGCAACATATACATCTTTAGAAAGATTTTTATGCCAGTTTTCTCTTTTCTGCTCTAAAATAGAATCTTTTTTTAATAAAGGAAGCTCGTATTTAGGAGAGTTAAAACTTAAATTAGATGTGTATTCGAAAGCAGATTTATATTTTTTTGCCGAATTTTCTTGTTTCTTACTATCATTAGAAAAATCTTTATAATTTAAAGAAAACGAAGTGTTGTCCTGATTTTTCTTCAACCACTTAGCATAATCGTTTATTAAATTGAATTTTGGATTTTTTGCAATTCGTTCTTTACTGTTATTTACAACTTCAGAAAAGTTTTCGTAAGAATTTGTTTGGGTATATTTTGCTTGAGGAACTTTATCCCAAGCCAAAGCACCTTCTAAATCGCGCTCTCCATACTTCATATAGCTATATCTGTCTGGCATTGCAATATCCGAATATACACCTTCAATTTGTGTAGAACCTCCATTTACTCTGTAGAATTTTTGGATGGTCATTTTTATGGCACCTAAATCATCTTTAAACTTCGGATAAAAATTATTAATAGGAATTAGACTTTGTACAGTTCCTTTTCCATAGGTTTGGTTTCCTCCAATAATTACTGCACGACCATAATCTTGCATTGCAGCCGCAAAAATTTCGGAAGCAGAAGCAGATAATTCGTTTACCAAAACCACAACAGAACCATCCCATTGCATTTTTGGATCTACATCATTCTTTACAATTGGGTCTTGTCCACGATATTTTACCTGAACAACTGGGCCTTCAGTAATAAATAAACCAGCAATTTCAATGGCAGTCTTTAAAGAACCTCCTCCATTGTTTCTTAGGTCGATCAATAGACCAGAAACACCTTCGCTTTTTAAACGTTCAATTTCTTTCTCCATATCTTTTGCAGAATTTCTTGCATTGCTATCAGAAAAATCGATATAAAACCTTGGTAAATCTATTAAACCATATTTTTTACCATTTTTTTGTACAATGGTAGATTTTACAAACGTTTCTTCTAATTCTACAACATCTCTAATAATTGAAATTATTTTTGTAGAACCATCTAATTTTTTCTTAACAGTTAATCTTACTTCAGTACCTTTTTTACCTTTAATAAATTTAATGGCATCATCTAAACGCATACCTACAATATCTACAGGTTCTTTATCTCCTTGCGCAACTTCTAAGATAATATCGCCTTTTTCTAAATCACCTTGTTTCCAGGCAGGACCACCAGAAACCAATTCGAAGATTTCTGTATAGATTCCTTTAGGAGATAGACGTGCACCAATTCCTTCTAATTTACCAGACATGTCTTGGTCGAAACGCTCTTTTATTCTTGGAGCCATATATGTTGTATGTGGGTCAAAAGCGCCAACTATACTGTTTAAAAAAGTAGAAAACCAATCTTCGTGTTCTAATTCTTCGATTCTTAAATACAATTCGTCCATATTTTTTAGAACGTCTGCTCTCGCTTCTTTTTCGAATTCTTTAAACGATTTTGTTTTATAATTCTTATCTTTTTTTAATTTATTTTCTTGTTTTTCAAGTTTGTTTTGTATTCTACTAAGTGTACTTAATTTTAATTGTTTTCTCCAATAATCAATCAATTCACTTTCGTTTTTTGCAAAAGGAACTTTCTCGTAATCGACATCTATAACCTCTTTTTTGTTAAAATTAAAAGGTTTTGCTAAAATAGCTGCATAATACAACTTTGCTTCTTTTATTTTTTTAGAAAAACGATTATATACCAAATTGTAAAAGGAAACATCGTCTTTTAAAAGCTGATTGTCGATTTCGTATTTATATTTAGAAAATTCTTTTAAATCTTCTTGGGTGAAATAACGTTTGCTAGGATCTAAACCATCTATAAAACTTTTGTAAACTTTTTCAGAGAAATCGTCATTCATGTCTTTTACAACAAAATGGCCTCTTGTAAGTATGTTTTTTAGAACATAAATAAGAATTTTGTCTTTGTTAGGGTCTTTAATGTCAGTGTCGTTATTCGCTTGAAAACTTATGCTAAATAGTAGTATAAAAATTGCCAATATCGAAATGCTAATCTTTTTTCTCTTGTTCATAAATAATATGTCGTGATTTGTATTGTATAATTACTCTTGTTGGTTTATTGGTTACTAAAATAATGCCAATTTTTTTTAAAAACGAATATTCTTCTTATTTTTATTTGGAGGTTTTTAGAGCTTAAAACTAATTAGTACAATATTACGCAAAAAAAGACTCGAATATTCTTTACAAATTGTTAAAAAGAAACTCCCATAAATGAACTACATTTGTTTTAGAAATAACCAATTATGCAAGAAAAACCATTAATTTTAGTAACCAACGACGATGGAATTACAGCTCCAGGATTAAGAGCTCTGATAAAAATAATGAACAAAATTGGCGATGTTGTAGTGGTTGCTCCAGACAGTCCACAGAGTGGAATGGGTCATGCAATTACTGTAGATAACGTGCTTACTTGCAACCCGATTACAATAGACGAAGGCCCACAATTAGAATATACCTGTTCTGGAACTCCTGCAGATTGCGTAAAAATGGCAGTCAATCAAATTTTAAATAGAAGACCAGATTTGTGTGTTTCTGGGATAAACCATGGAGCTAACTCTTCTATAAATGTAATATATTCTGGAACCATGAGTGCCGCAATTGAAGCTGGCATAGAAGGGGTTCCTGCGATTGGTTTTTCTTTATTAGATTTTAAATGGCATGCAGATTTTAAACCATCAGAAGAATTTGTAAAAAACATTACATTAAATGCACTTTTAAACGGAATTCCAGAAGGTGTAGTTTTAAACGTAAACATCCCAAATTTAAAAAAGGAAGAAATTAATGGAGTTAAAATTTGCAGACAAGCAAATGGGTATTGGAAAGAAATTTTCGACAAGCGTAAAAGTCCGTTTGGAAAAGAGTATTATTGGCTTTCTGGCGAATTTGTAAATAAAGATAAAGGACAAGATACAGATATTTATGCGTTGGAAAATGGATATATTTCTGTAGTTCCTGTTCAATTTGATATGACTGCACATCACATGATTCAAAAATTAAACTCTTGGGAACTGTAAAAAAAGATATTTTAATAGGAATTTTAGTTTCGCTATTTGCCACTTTTGGAGGCATTTTTTTATATTTAGAATACTTTTCTAGATATGAATTTAACGAAACTCTACAAATGATTCGTGAAGGAAATTTATATGGAAAGGTGCTTTCTTTAGCTGCAATTCCGAATTTGTTTGTGTTTTTTATTTTTATTAAAAAGAAACAAGATTATAAAGCAAAAGGGGTTTTAATTGCGACGATTTTAATTGCTTTAACAACGCTCTTATTAAAATTTTTCTAAAATGAAATACTACATAATTGCAGGCGAAGCTTCTGGAGATTTGCACGGTTCTAATTTAATGAAAGAATTGTATAAAGCAGATACAAATGCAAATATTCGTTTTTGGGGAGGAGATTTAATGAAAGCTGTTGGCGGAACATTGGTAACACACTACAAGGAACGTGCCTTTATGGGCTTTGTAGA from the Polaribacter cellanae genome contains:
- a CDS encoding acyl-CoA thioesterase, whose translation is MNFKIEFATKWSDFDPNRHMRHTAYNDYAAEVRVRFFAAHNFSIEEFTKHNIGPILFTEETSFRKEIHLGENISVNLKLSGISENNERWKLVHEVFNEAGKLSAKIKVYGAWIDLTKRKLTVPPKETQSLFLSVEKTEDFEIISL
- a CDS encoding carboxy terminal-processing peptidase, producing MNKRKKISISILAIFILLFSISFQANNDTDIKDPNKDKILIYVLKNILTRGHFVVKDMNDDFSEKVYKSFIDGLDPSKRYFTQEDLKEFSKYKYEIDNQLLKDDVSFYNLVYNRFSKKIKEAKLYYAAILAKPFNFNKKEVIDVDYEKVPFAKNESELIDYWRKQLKLSTLSRIQNKLEKQENKLKKDKNYKTKSFKEFEKEARADVLKNMDELYLRIEELEHEDWFSTFLNSIVGAFDPHTTYMAPRIKERFDQDMSGKLEGIGARLSPKGIYTEIFELVSGGPAWKQGDLEKGDIILEVAQGDKEPVDIVGMRLDDAIKFIKGKKGTEVRLTVKKKLDGSTKIISIIRDVVELEETFVKSTIVQKNGKKYGLIDLPRFYIDFSDSNARNSAKDMEKEIERLKSEGVSGLLIDLRNNGGGSLKTAIEIAGLFITEGPVVQVKYRGQDPIVKNDVDPKMQWDGSVVVLVNELSASASEIFAAAMQDYGRAVIIGGNQTYGKGTVQSLIPINNFYPKFKDDLGAIKMTIQKFYRVNGGSTQIEGVYSDIAMPDRYSYMKYGERDLEGALAWDKVPQAKYTQTNSYENFSEVVNNSKERIAKNPKFNLINDYAKWLKKNQDNTSFSLNYKDFSNDSKKQENSAKKYKSAFEYTSNLSFNSPKYELPLLKKDSILEQKRENWHKNLSKDVYVAEALNVLSELKLKNARQIVKN
- the surE gene encoding 5'/3'-nucleotidase SurE, coding for MQEKPLILVTNDDGITAPGLRALIKIMNKIGDVVVVAPDSPQSGMGHAITVDNVLTCNPITIDEGPQLEYTCSGTPADCVKMAVNQILNRRPDLCVSGINHGANSSINVIYSGTMSAAIEAGIEGVPAIGFSLLDFKWHADFKPSEEFVKNITLNALLNGIPEGVVLNVNIPNLKKEEINGVKICRQANGYWKEIFDKRKSPFGKEYYWLSGEFVNKDKGQDTDIYALENGYISVVPVQFDMTAHHMIQKLNSWEL